In Pongo abelii isolate AG06213 chromosome X, NHGRI_mPonAbe1-v2.0_pri, whole genome shotgun sequence, one DNA window encodes the following:
- the HAPSTR2 gene encoding HUWE1-associated protein modifying stress responses 2: MEEQQKEGEAEVAEHWFSKWERQCLAEAEQEEQLPPELQEEAAAELAGLKSEKQKLWHLFQISATAVAQLYKDSGCQQQGLSMWDPFQNAAMAVTSLYKESGDAHQRSFDLGVQVGHQRRIKDVLEWVKKGRSIIRREDLISFLCGKVPPAPPPPRTPRTPPKPPTGVPSQAVATESSSSVDVDLQPFQEAIALHGLSGAMAGISMRSGDSPQDSGVASSGRRKSSFLEDDLNPFDSEELALHLDSGGIRKRTSAQCSDGITDSPLQKRNRMV, translated from the coding sequence ATGGAGGAGCAGCAGAAGGAGGGCGAGGCCGAGGTCGCGGAGCACTGGTTTTCCAAGTGGGAGCGCCAGTGCCTGGCTGAGGCCGAGCAGGAGGAGCAGCTGCCCCCCGAGCTGCAGGAGGAGGCGGCTGCAGAGTTGGCAGGGCTCAAGAGCGAGAAGCAGAAGCTGTGGCACCTCTTCCAGATCTCGGCCACCGCCGTTGCTCAGCTTTACAAGGATTCTGGGTGCCAACAGCAGGGACTTTCCATGTGGGACCCCTTCCAGAATGCGGCCATGGCCGTGACCAGCCTCTACAAAGAGAGCGGGGATGCCCACCAACGAAGTTTTGACTTGGGTGTCCAGGTTGGCCACCAGCGTCGCATCAAAGATGTGCTGGAGTGGGTGAAAAAGGGCCGGAGCATCATTCGTCGCGAAGACTTGATTAGCTTCCTGTGTGGCAAAGtgcccccagctcctcctccacctcGCACTCCTAGGACACCCCCGAAGCCACCCACTGGGGTCCCCAGCCAGGCTGTGGCAACTGAGTCCAGCTCATCGGTGGACGTCGACCTGCAGCCCTTCCAGGAGGCGATCGCCCTGCATGGCCTCAGTGGTGCTATGGCCGGCATCAGCATGCGATCGGGCGACTCGCCTCAAGACAGCGGTGTCGCCAGCAGTGGGCGCCGAAAAAGTAGCTTCTTGGAGGACGACTTGAATCCCTTCGACTCAGAGGAACTGGCCCTCCACCTGGACAGTGGGGGGATCCGCAAGCGCACCTCGGCCCAATGCAGTGATGGCATCACAGACTCCCCACTCCAAAAGCGCAACCGAATGGTCTAA